The segment GGTACCGGAAAGGTCTCATATTCAGTAATCTTTGTGATTCGCCGATTTAAATATCTAACAAAAACCCTTGAATCAGAATTCCCGTTTGAGCGCTTGGTCAATGTCAATGTTCCTGAGCTTTTGGTAAGAGAAACATGTTTAATATTTTCACTTTATTCTTTTGGTAAGAGAAACGTGTTCAatattttcacttttttcacaacaGGTCgcaatgtcacagtaaaggtaTACCAGGCCCACTCATAAGTTGGGGATATCATATGTGGGGGAGTCAGAGGATGGCATCATGAAATATTTTTCACTTCATGTTTTTAGTTTAGGAGACAATATTGGGCTAGACACACCTCATTTTGTGTTCCACATACTGGTCTCACTTTGTTAATGttgggattttttgttgttgttgttgaagaaAGGTTGTGTTAACATGCAAAGCTGGGCATCCATGTGTCAGAAAGTATTATCCTGGAGCCCCATGTAGCCTACAAAGCTTGCTTACTCAAAAAAAAGCTACGTGCACAATTCTCACACAAATGTATGGATGTAGTATGATTGACTAAAATCAGCAGAATGTTTGTTTAGCCCATAACTTCTggccgggtggatggatttgtcccagattcggtgtgttgatgctctagggcagggtttcatgaactgattagactATGGAGGCCAactctttcaagatggctgaattcaagatggccgaataccTAATATGGATTTGCCCCAAATttgttttagctttgttttcactatagttgtttggttttaagcctatgcacagcactgatctatgtatagacattaaatgtttttcttttatattttttgtttaatATTATAAATTAGTGGGTGGGAGTGGTAAGGATTCATGGTGGACTGGAAatgttgcgtttcggggatataccctCAGCAGTCGGAGGCGATTGCATAGGCCTTGTTGAATCTGTAATATCCTTTATCTTGGTGTCCTGGTTTGGCAACTTACCCCTAAAACTCAGTGGGTGTGCTTTATCTCTGTCTATTCAATACCTTTGTTGGCTATgtcattctgtcaaaacagtCTTACCTCTATCCAACAGAGGCTAGTGGCAGGATATGTGACTGAATTTGTGTGCTTTTAAACCTGATTCGTCATTATTGCAATTTGCATATGTGTGAAAGATAATTTAAAATTGTGGAATCCGAGAGACATTCCATCACACTTGGATCCTACCATTCTTTTCGTGTAAATATCCTATAGATGACCTCAATGACATGAGGTCAAACTGAGAACACCCTTCACTACCCCTGCATCTTAACTGATGAGTGAGGAGCAAACAGAATTCATATTTTTACAAGAATGCTGCTAAGTGCATAGGACATCAGGCCATGTTTAATTACCTTGAAGTAATAATGACATAATAATCACTAACTAATAATAACAGCTTGTTTTGGAAAGTAAGCATAAGTTTAGTATTCCAATATTAACCAAACAAACATATTTGTCAATTGAAATCATCACTTAGCttaaaattaataaattaaatgcTTAAAAACCTGTTTAACTGGGTTCAGTTGGTACGCTTTCAGGGTCAAAGTtcaatgacctctagaggtcaacagAGGCCAGATAGAGCTCAGCATATGGCATATTTGAATTCAGCTAACCCATTGACATAAGAAGACTTTATGTCGACTTTGTCTCTCAAATGCTTTCGGGTGTCACAATTCAGGATTTTGGTCCCCGTctataaagcttaattccgctttgaaaacgtcatgtaaacacttgtgaaagttcaatgtaaacttgatggaactatttaattcggaattattaattcggaattaaaaatgtcatgtaaacgtggccGATATGGTGTTATTGAGGGACTATGCCAAAGAATTTCAACCGACATGGCAATATATTATCTTAAACTGTGACAAAATCCATGCAAGTGGATAAAACTGCCAGCCAACAGGTTGTTGTCCTACACTAATATTGGGACTTCCGGTGTTAAACACCTAGCATCTTAGCATTTTGTGATTCTTGCTGCGCACACAGCGGAATGTATGTAAGCATTAGAAATCCATGGATACTTTGACTTTCTCTATCcattttgtccaccactgctgacAGGCTTTCTTCACTTGTGGTATTCTTTCTACACAGAGGCCACTGTCGTCCACCAAAAGTAGGCACCTCATCTGCTTCTGGGGCGTATCAGGGGATGTATCTATGGATGTGTCGGTGGATAAAAAAGGCTTTGTTCCTGGTAAGACGACACAGCCTCagtccttaaaggaacagtctatccttttttgattttcacatagaGAATTTGcagtttttatacattttaaacatgaatgtatatttgatgatattttgtttggtttcatagacttccattgctgcGTTTAATATGGCTACACTGTTAAACTACTAGGCAATGAAGACATGGAAAAAAATCCTATATACTGAACTCTCATATCTGACCAGGGTTTagctacatatgagcaattttctgaaatgaggtggactgttcctttaagccaGTGTTTTTCAATACTGGGgttgcctggaattcaaatggggttgcctgaaatgtctgaaagtatTTGAAAAAGAATACTAAtcaatagtggtgtggattggcactgccctcacgatccgattcgatcgcggtttgggaggtagcgattcgatttgatgcgatgcgatgcgatccgatccgatccgattcaattctacaatgcattggaatgcatttctactgaaagcaaagcaaatttttaatcagtcatgatgaggcaatatacAAGTAGTCGGattctgagcaacaatttattggctgttttctgtatcagtctgtatcagtcttgcagtgttttgaagtgcttttatttaatttagcattcatttgcgcccaaaatatccatggaagtaattgaaacttagttaaattgccggattgattctggaacttgccggatcgattctggatcgtccatgccccgcattggattgcatagCCGACTAGATCATTGttgactagagatgtacaggatcaaaggtccggttccggcaggatcttaagcagtggatccggtatccggcagttacctaaaatcaggatctggggcatctctactttttacgtagcctaggcttttcagtcagtctttcacaaccccaatcactgcatggagtgaaagccatttggaagcggccgtggaaggcagtgtggcagtaagccaatgagtcttaaaaatagtttgcaccaacgtaataaaaagggcccacgtgtgcgacttggctatgtgtttcaaccctttcgtaggatccggtgtccggttccggatccggcaggatcttaagcagtggatccggtatccggcaggatcctgaaaatcaggatccggtgcatctctattgttgacaccactactgatcaacataacataactattcaatatCTTCTTGAAACAATACACTGTTTACAATCTTAGACAGTCAGAAATATCTGTAGGTTTGATATTCTTGGACTTttgtagctcagtcatgtttttaCTTTAgttgtgaaaaaatgtgtatgtgaggtccccagaaatttgggatgtcaaaatggggtcccatgctaaaaaaaaattggggaCCACTTCTTTAAGCTAAGCTGCCTTATTCCTTTTGCTTGCTGAGCTGTTCCATATTATGAGTAGCCTAAATGTACTGTTGAAATGAAGAGGAGTTGTATGCCATACATTACTACACTTTTTGATGCTGAATGTTAATTTACATCGATTTTGTAAGTGCATTCTTATTTGTCATTTACAGGGGAAACTATAAGAATTAAAACAAAACTTGGAAACAATACTTCCTCAACGGCTGTGGCCTCAGCTGAGCTAAAAAGAAAAATTATATACTACACTAATGGCAGACTCGCTCAGAAGAGCGAATCCACACAGGTGAAATGTGTTGTGGGAGAACATGTTCAGCCCAACACCTCAGAGTTTCATGGGGAAATCAAGCTTTGTGTCCCTAAGGATGTTTACATCACCCTGAAAGACTGTGAGGTCCTGGATATCGAATACTCACTTGAGGTAAGTTTCACACAGCCTTGGTATATTATTCACACACTGTCACCATTTCTCACAAGTCAAGTGTGCTTCACTTGGGAGTGTCACTGCCTTGAAGTCGTACACTCGCAAGACGAGACTCAAAACCTTACCGAGTATTTCAAACCATCTAGAATTGAACAGGTTTGGAAGTGTGGAAGTCAACGTTATAATAGCTGCCCCACTCGAACCCTGACCTTCTGGGTAGTAAACTGTGGCTGTGACTGCTACACTAAAGAGCCAGTCTTGTTGGTGTGACAGCCAGAACACAACCACAACCCTAATGATGGTGGTATTTTGTAGTAATGTGTCATTTGTAATATTAAACCAATAACAGCAAATGATGAGGGTATTTAGTGAACATAACATGAAGGTGGTCAACAGTAGCGTTGCGTGACCATTTTGACTGGGGAATCCCAAATACCAAATGGCGCATGTGATGTGTATAGTATATAtgggtttttagatgcgtcccacgcatctctataagaggctttggtgtctgtccgtccgtccggacaccaaagcctcttatagagatgcgtgggacgcatctaaaaaaatgtgatatgggatggaccgatggcccccctagctaaattcgccttaggtccccaaattgcttaatgtagtgtaagggattattttgaaaagacagtaacatgtaatcagcaatgcattatattacagtttttcagtaacttgcccaacactgttgaaatcctatggtactttttcaaatccaggcttatacagtacatggtaggtactgataaattgccttgacaggttatgaggaggccaagggggcgtttgggcaaaaaaggttcagaacgggcatagacggacgcatctgttgtccgcctgtcggacttgtttttagaTTTATTATACAGTGTATGTGATGAGCTGACCAGGTTACTAATTAGATTGAAGGTGGTCAGTTAATTTGTTACTTGAGAAAAGAGcagaaaatggcaaaacaatacACATTTACATGATGGCTGATGGAGATATGCATGATGCAAGGGGTCATTTTAGGGACTGCTTGCATTGTCTAAAATCTTGGATGCGCTTTCAGATGTACCTGTAACCATTCCGGTGCAAGTGCATCACCACGAAACCCAGCGCAAAACCACAGAGACCTTTTTTAAGGGTTTTATAAGACCCATCTGTCCTATCACCACGTGAGATTTCGTGTAAGACTGGCCGTTTACAAATTCCCCAGGGAGTTTTTTCATTTCAAAGCACAGGCTAACACTCTTCAACATGTTATCAATTGGCTGTAATGTTCTGGTGAAGCCACATGGGCATTACTGAATGCAGGCTTCCTTCATAAATGCCATGGCAGTAGTCACGGATTGGCTGCAGCAACTGAACTAAAAGAGTGCTTGTAGCTATGTTTACTCTGCAAACGCAACATCGTGCACACAAGGGCATCCGTCAG is part of the Engraulis encrasicolus isolate BLACKSEA-1 unplaced genomic scaffold, IST_EnEncr_1.0 scaffold_69_np1212, whole genome shotgun sequence genome and harbors:
- the LOC134444739 gene encoding arrestin domain-containing protein 3-like, whose translation is MTIKGKAKVSWDTRDTRGEREQHRGDGIYYLREEAVVLQARRSKHVLKPGVHVYPFLCKLPSGNFPSTFQTGTGKVSYSVIFVIRRFKYLTKTLESEFPFERLVNVNVPELLRPLSSTKSRHLICFWGVSGDVSMDVSVDKKGFVPGETIRIKTKLGNNTSSTAVASAELKRKIIYYTNGRLAQKSESTQVKCVVGEHVQPNTSEFHGEIKLCVPKDVYITLKDCEVLDIEYSLEVNLSVNAFAALTAILPIVIGNSPEPETPETN